The genomic window AGAACCTGGCCGCCGCGCTCGACATGACTGCCGAGATCCCGCGGTTCCGCCCGGAGAACTACGAAGCTCAGCCGCAGGTGGCTCCGCCGATCAACCCGCAGACCATCCCGGTTCTGCCGAGTTCGGCTCTGTCGGCTGACATGCTCGACCCGGCGGAGGCTCAGGCCACTGCCGCCGCGCAGATGGCGTCGGCCCGTGAGGGCGCGGCTCCGTTCGCGGACGAGACGATGGAACTGCCGATCTTCCGGGAGCTGGAGTCGGCGTGGTTCGTCACGACGGCCGAGCCGGCCCGGCCCAAGGTGTCCGGTGTGGGCGAGGAATCAGTCGTCTCGCAGCGGATCCCGACCGGCGAGCCGATGCGGAGCGCTCCTGTTCCGCAACCGCAGCCGGTGGTGGTGCCGGAGGTTCGTGACTTCGATACCGCTAGTGTTGGTGCGCCGATGGCCGCTCCGGCTGCTCCGGCGGCCTACGGCAACGGGGACGCCCCTGCGGCGAACCCTTGGCGGACCGCGGCTGACGATGGCTGGCAGGCTGCCCGCCTGGCTGCTGAGACACCGATCGAGACCACCACCACTGCGGGTCTGCCGAAGCGCAAGCCGATGGCTCAGCTCGTCCCCGGCGGTGTGGAACGGGGCGGTAACTCCGTCCAGCGTCGTACGCCTGAGGGGGTTCGCGGTCTACTTTCCGCTTACCACCGTGGTGTGGCACGCGGTCGCACCAAGGAACAATCGACCAACCTGGAGGACACTCCGGGAGGGCAGCAGCCCTCGCAGGCTGGCAAGGAGCATGAGGCATGACATCTACGCAGGATCTGGGTTGGCTTCTGGCCAACTTCGCCGATCGCGTTCCCGGGGTCGCGCATGCGATCGCGGTCTCCGCCGACGGGCTGCTCCTGGCGTCGTCGCGAGACCTCCCGCGTGACCGCGCCGACCAGTTGGCGGCCATCGCGTCCGGCCTGGTAAGCCTGACGCAGGGCGCCGCGCGTTGCTTCGAGGGTGGCGCCGTCCTTCAGACGGTCGTCGAGATGGACAATGGTTTCCTGTTCCTGATGTCCATCTCCGACGGTTCCTCCTTCGCGGTCCTGGCCGCTCGGAGCTGCGATGTCGGTCAGGTCGGCTACGAGATGGCCCTCCTGGTCGACCGTGTCGGCGAAGCTTTGACCCCCGCGCCGCGCTCGGCGGCCGGGGTACTGGGCTGAACCGGTAGTGGGCCGGCACCATCCAGGGGTTTGTCAGGGGTTTTACGACCCCGGTAGGCTCAGCCGGCTACTGGTAGAAACTTTGATAACCAATACACTTCGAGGGGCCGAGGGAGGGGTTGACGGTGACGATGCCTGAACGCGATGAGCCGACTGGTGCGCTGGTCAGGCCGTACGCCATGACCCGCGGTCGGACCCGGCCGAAGCTTGAGATAGCGCTGGAAGCGCTGGTCGAGACAACCGTGCGCGGCCGTTCCGGAATGGGGCGCGGGCAGGGTGGAAGCGAGCATCAGTACATCGCGGCGATGTGCGACAACGGCCGGGTTCAGTCTCTGGCCGAAATCGCTGCACGCATGCAACTGCCGCTCGGTGTGGCACGTGTGATCGTTGCGGACATGGCCTCTGACGGCCTGGTCGCTGTGTACGAGCCCACCTCGCTCGAAGACGAGACTGACGCGGTAGGCACGGATCTGCTGGAAAGGGTGCTGAGTGGACTTCGCAGGCTCTGACATGTCGCACCGTCCCGCTGCGGGACGCGTGACATCGGCGAAGATTGTCATCGCCGGTGGCTTCGGCGTCGGTAAGACGACGCTGGTGGGGTCGGTCTCGGAGATCACCCCACTGACCACTGAGGCGATCATGACCTCGGCCGGTGTGGGTGTCGACGACAACCGGCAGGTGCCGGGCAAGACGACCACTACCGTGGCCATGGACTTCGGCCGTATCAGCATCGACCGGGACCTGATCCTGTACCTCTTCGGTACTCCGGGTCAGACACGTTTCTGGTTCATGTGGGACGAGCTGGTCCGGGGCGCCATCGGTGCGGTCGTCATGGTGGATACGCGTCGGCTCGCCGACTGCTTCGCCGCCATCGACTTCTTCGAGCACCGGAGGCTGCCGTACCTGGTGGCCATAAACTGCTTCGACGGGATGCAGTACCACAACGCGCAGGACGTTCGGGACGCTCTGGCGATCTCGAGCGACGTGCCCGTGGTGAGCTGTGACGCGCGTAACCGCGAGTCGACGAAGAACGTCCTCATCTCGCTTGTCGAGTATGTGCTGACGATGCGTCGCACTCGCGCTACCGCGCCTGCCTGAGCAGACTCCGCGACACTCGAGGTCGGGCCCGCACCCGCCTGACCTAGAGCCCCGCTTCGACGGCCTGGTTAACCCCACCGGCCGAAGCGGGGCTTTTGCGCGCTTTCCGGCCATTCGTCATCGTATACGAGTGATCACCCGTTGTCATCGCGAGGTCCGGGAAGCCGGATCAATCCGTATTGCCGGCGCAGTCGCTGAGAGCTCCCAGGCGGAGATTTCGACTCCCGGGGATGTGGGATTAGCGATGGCCTCCGGTCGGGGCGTGTGGAGCCGCTCAGCCCCCGCGCGGCCGATGAAAAGCGGGAGCCGCTCAGCGACCGCATGACGGAAGGCGATCAAGCATCATTCAGCGGCCGTGCGGCGGGTGGCGATCGGGCCCCTACCTCAACGCCCGCGTGCCGGATGGCGATCGCATGCCAGCAACAAAGAAGACCGCGCCCCACACGGGTCGCGGTCTCCTTGTCGGTCGGGTCGGTCAGCGGTTGCCGGCGTTGTTGCTGCGGAACTCGTCGGCGGGCTGGCCGTCGCGGCTGAAGTCCCAGCCGCCGGCGGCCTCCCGGCCCGGGCGCCCGCCCATGGCGAAGCCGCCGATCTCCTGCCCACGCCGCCAGCCACGGAAGTAGCCGGTGGTGTGCGCCGCGATGGAGGCGGCGTCGCGGACTATCCGCACCGGCCGTTCCTCGGTGCGGGACGAGCCGGGGACCAGGTTGGCCTGGGGCACACGTTTCGGCAGACCGGCGTTCGTCTCCGCGGCGACGGCCGGGGTAGCGGCCTTCTGCGCGGCACGCCAGGCGGAGTCGTTCGGGTTGGACCAGTTGACGTCGGTGTCCTCGGTGGTGCCGGTGAACCACGCGGAGCGGGCGGCGGCGAAGATCAGCAGGTCACCGTCGTTGCCGTCGGCCGAGACCGGCGGGGCGCTGCTCCGGTCCAGTGCGGTGATCCGGGTCGAGCGCTCGTCGTCCCGGCGGGCCGGCGGGGAGCCGCCGAGCTGGTCGAGCCCGGGAAGCCGGGCCCGGCCGCCGTTGCTGCGGGGCTGGTCGGCGAGACGGCGCTCCAGCGGCGAGGGCTCCTGCGGCATGTCCTGCCACGGCGGCTTGATCCGGCTGTCCGGAGCGGGGCTGACCGATGCCGCCGGAGACTGCCGGGACGGCAGATCGGAGCCGGACTTCAGACCCGACCGGGTGGGCAGCGACGGCGCCGAGGACCGGGTGGGCAGCGACGGCGTCGAGGATCGGGACGGCAGCGGTGGTGCCGTGGCTCCCCGGGTGGGCAGCGACGGTGCCGACGGGCGGGACGGCAGATCGGGCCGGGCGGCCTCGTCCTTGTCGCCGTTGAGTAGCGGCCAGTTGGCCCGCGACCCGGGCTCCGGGGACTCCAGCGGCGTCCGCGGAGACTCCAGCGGCGTCCGCGGGGTCTGCAACGGGAGGCTGAAGTCGGTGGCGCCGTTGGTGGCTGCCGCGGGCGGCCGGGCGCTCGTCGGTGGGCGCGGCGGGATGACCGTGCGCCGCTCGGACCGGGCCCGGTTGAGCTCGGCGTTGGTCAGGGTCGGGCGGAACGGCTCGCCGGCGTCGGCCGGGCTGCTCACACCGGGCGGCGGCACCGAAGTCGGGGTGGAGGGGTTGCGGGTCGCCGGGGCCGGGCGGGTGCCGGGCGTGATCGGCGTCATGCCGGGCGGGGGCGGCGGCACCGACACCGGCCGGTTCAACGGTCCGGTGGCGCGGCCGGGCAGCCCGTTAGCGGCGGCCGGGGCGACCGGCGGGGCCATCAGCGGGTCCGGAGCGGACGGCATGGTGGTCATCGCCTGCGGCATGGCCGGGCCGCTGCCGGTGGAGACCGGCTCGGGACGGTTGCGGCGGCCGAACCGGGCGACGTCGCCGGTGCCACTGCTCGGCACCGGCTGGAGCGCGGGCGGCTCGGAGACACGGCGTGCGCTGCGACGGCCGACGTTCGGCCCACCGATGCCGGGCGGGGTGGCCCGGGCGGCGAGAGTGCCGATCAGGGCGGAACAGGCGGCGTCGCAGGCGCGGACCGCGGAGATGGCCTTGCGGACCGCCTCGGCGGCGGCCGGTGACAGGGACTTGTTGACCCCGCCCCGGCGCGGCGACTCGCTGACCGCGACCTGCAGAGCGGTGATCGCGCTGGTCAGCTCGCTCTCGCTGCCGGAACCGGCGCGGACCAGATCGGCGGCGATCTCGCGGGCCGCCGGGGCAGGACCGGCGAGACGGCCCGGCTCGGGCATCGCGTCGAGAACGGCGAGGGCGGTCGGGTGGGACGGGTCCGGGAACGCCCGGAGCGCCGCCGGATAGAGCTCGCGCAGGACCTCGCGCAGGGCGACGGAAGCGGCGTTCCGGCCGACCAGCATGGCCACGTGGGCCGCCAGGACCGGCTTGTAACTGACCAGCTCGCGCGGTGCCGGCAAGGTCACCGCCGCGATCGCGCCGGCCTGCAGCGCCCGGGCCAGGCCCACGGCCCGCCGGGCGGCTGCCGGCGCGGAGATCTCCTCGGGGGAGTCGTCGTCGGAGAAGCGCTCGGCGTAGTCGTCGGCCGCGTCGTCGTCGACTACCACCAGTGGCCGGCCGGCCGCGGTGAGCAGTGACGTGACGACGTGGTCGTCGCTGTCCGCGGCGACCGCCGCGTCGCTGAAACCGGTCGTCCGCTCCACGAGCAGCGTCCCCAGCTGGGCGTAGCCAGTCGGTTCGTCGCTGATCTCGTGGACACCGAGCAGCCGGCCTGCGTCATCCACCACGGCGACGGTCAGCGGAGCGGCCGAGGCCGAACGCACCGAATCATCAGCCGACGCCAGACCGCAGTACACGCGCACGAGCGCCACGTCGTCGTCTCCTCCCCGCCAAGTGCTTCTCTTCTACGACCAGGGATTGATGTTCCCTGGTAATCGGTCAGTCACGCCAGTCCACAGCGGCGGAGATCTTTCCGATCACCGAACGCCAGCCGAGACTCGCCTGCTGTGCGCCGATCTTCTTCAACCGGCGGCGGCCGAAGAATCCACCCATCCCGCCCTTCTCGGCGGTCCGGAGGGAGTCGTCGAGGTCGTCCAGCGGCGAACCGGGCGACAGTGCCAGGATCACCGGCTTGATGCGGAGTCCGAAACCGAGGTCGCGGGCCACTTCACCGGCGTTGATGAGCAGCGGCAGGTCCCACGTGTCATGACCGCCACGCAGGTTTTCCACCACGAGGTCGAGCTCGTAGCGGTCCTCCGGCAGGGGGTCGATGTCGCTCGACTGTACCCGCTCCACCAGGTCGGCCCAGGTGTCCAATTGTGCGAGATCGTGCGGAGCACCCGAACGAAGGAAGGAGACCAGTGCCTCTGAGCTCTTGAAAGCGATCAGTCGGCCCTTGTGACTGAGGAACATGGGTACTTCCTCGTCATCCGCCTGGGCGGCGGGCTCATCCTCGAAGTCGGCCGAGTCAGGCTCCTCGGTGGAACCCTCCTTGCCGTCCACGGGCTCGCCGTCGGCGATGAGAGCCTCGTACTCCTCGTCGACGATGACCTCTTCCTCCTCGGCGCGCTTGCGGCGGGCCTCGAAGGGGTCGTCCTCGTCGACCACGACCTCGGTCGGGGTGAGCTCGGATGCCTTCCGGTACGCCCGGAGGGTCAGACCCACCCCGCCCGGCAGGGCGATCTCGACCGGCTCGACTCGGGCTTGCTCCCAGAGCTCCCGCCCGGAAGACCCCTCGGGCGAGGACTTCTCCGCCACCGGCGCGGACGCCTCGGGCTCGTCGGACTGGCTGGTCACGGTGACCTCCGGGTGATCTGGGGGTGGTGGGACGGGTGACTCTGGGCACACACCCTAGTCGGCAACGCTGTGTGACAGCCGCCCCGGTAGCCCCTCAGTAGCCCTTCGGATGCCACACGGTCTTCGTCTCCAGCAGTGCCGTCATCGGGCGCAGCCCGGGATCCGCGGTGAAATCGGTGGCCCCCGACGGCCGGATCACCCTCTTCAGCGTCCCTGCGGCGGCCCTTTCCAGCTCGGCCGCCAGCTCCGGGTGCTCGACTCCGGTGAGATCGATCGCGTTGACGTCGGCGTGTGAGGCGAGCCACGGTGCGGTCTCGGCGTGCCGGCCGGTGAGCAGGTTCACCACACCGCCCGGAACGTCCGAAGTGGCCAGCACCTCGGCCAGCGTGACCGCGATCTTGGGTCCGCCGGCGAGCACGACCACCGTGTTTCCGGTCACGATCGCCGGGGCGATGACACTGACCAGGCCCAGCAACGAGGCCGGCGCGACCACCGCGACGACTCCGGTCGGTTCCGGGGCGGAGACGTTGAAGAACGGCCCGGCCACCGGGTTGGCACCGCCGGCCACCTGGGCGATCTTGTCGGACCAGCCCGCGTACCAGACCCAGCGGTCGATCGCGGCGCTCACTTCCGCGCCGGGCACGCCCAGCGCGGCGAACTCGGTCCGGCGGGACTCGATCATCTCGGCGATCCGGTAGAGCACCTGACCGCGGTTGTACGCCGTGGCGCCGGCCCATTTCGGCTGGGCGGCGCGGGCCGCGACCACGGCGTCCCGGGCGTCCTTGCGCGAGGCGAGGGCCACGTTGTCGCCGTCCACCACGAAGGTCCGTCCTGACTCGCTACGGGGGAACTTGCCACCGATATAGAGCTTGTAGGTCTTGCGCACGGAGAGCCGGACCGGCTCGGTCACCGGCGGCTTGGTTGACTTAGGCAAGGTAAGCCTCCAGGCCGTGACGGCCACCTTCGCGGCCGTAGCCGGATTCCTTGTAGCCGCCGAACGGCGACGCCGGGTCGAACTTGTTGAACGTGTTGGCCCAGACGACCCCGGCCCGGAGCTGGTCGGCCACGGCCAGGATCCGCGAGCCCTTCTCGGTCCAGATGCCGGCGGACAGCCCGTACGGCGTGTTGTTGGCCTTGGCGACCGCTTCGTCCGGGGTCCGGAAGGTGAGCACCGACAGCACCGGCCCGAAGATCTCCTCGCGGGCGATCCGGTGGGCTTGGGTGACTCCCGTGAAGATCGTCGGCGCGAACCAGAAGCCCCGGTCCGGCAGCGAACACTCCGGCGACCAGCGCTCCGCGCCTTCTTGCGACCCTATTTCCGACAATTCGGTAATGCGGGCCAACTGGGCGGCCGAGTTGATCGCCCCGATGTCGGTGTTCTTGTCGAGCGGGTCACCGACGCGCAGGGTGGCCATCCGGCGTTTCAGAGACGCCATCACCTCATCGAAAGCGGACTCCTGCACCAGCAACCGCGACCCGGCGCAACAGACATGTCCCTGGTTGAAGAAGATCCCGTTGACGATGCCCTCGACCGCCTGATCGATCGGCGCGTCGTCGAACACGATGTTCGCCGCCTTGCCGCCCAGTTCCAGCGTGAGCCGCTTGCCGGTGCCGGCCACCGACCGGGCGATCTCCCGGCCCACCTCGGTCGACCCGGTGAACGCCACCTTGTTCACGTCGGGGTGCTGCACCAGGTGGGCCCCGGTGTCACCGGCCCCGGTGACGATGTTGACCACGCCGGCCGGCAGTTCGGCCTGTCGGCAGACGTCGGCGAAGAAGAGCGCGGACAGCGGGGTGGTCTCGGCCGGCTTGAGCACCACGGTGTTGCCGGTCGCCAGTGCGGGCGCGATCTTCCAGGCCAGCATGAGCAGCGGGAAGTTCCACGGGATGACCTGCGCGGCCACGCCGAGTGGTCTCGGGTCGGGACCGAACCCGGCGTACCCCAGTTTGTCGGCCCAGCCCGCGTAGTAGAAGAAGTGCGCCGCCACCAGGGGCAGGTCGACGTCGCGCGACTCCTTGATCGGCTTGCCGTTGTCCAGCGACTCCAGCACGGCCAGTTCGCGGGACCGCTCCTGGATGATCCGGGCGATGCGGAACAGGTATTTCGCACGCTCGCTGCCGGGCAGCGCCGACCAGTTGCCGAAGGCGCGCCGGGCGGCGGCCACCGCGCGGTCCACGTCCTCCGGGCCGGCCGCGGAGACCTCGGCCAGCACCTCCTCGGTGGCCGGGTTGACCGTCTTGAAGACGTTGCCGTCCTTGCCGTCGTCGAACGAGCCGTCGATGAACAGGCCGTAGGACGAGGCGATCTCTACTACGGAACGGGATTCCGGAGCCGGTGCGTACTCGAACATGGGCCTCAGTCCAGGGTGAAGTAGTCGGGGCCCGCGTAGTGGCCGGTGGTCAGCTTGGTGCGTTGCATGAGCAGGTCGTTGAGCAGCGAGGAGGCGCCGAACCGGAACCGGTCGGGGTGCAGCCACTCGTCGCCCACGGTCTCGTTGATCAGCACCAGGTACTTGATGGCGTCCTTGGTGGTCTTGATGCCGCCGGCCGGTTTGACCCCGATGATCCGGCCGTGCCGATCCCGGAAGTCACGGACCGCCTCCAGCATGACCAGCGTGATCGGCAGGGTGGCGTTGACGCTCACCTTGCCGGTCGAGGTCTTGATGAAGTCGGCACCGGCCAGCATCGCCAGCCAGGAGGCGCGCCGGATGTTGTCGTACGTCCCCAGCTCACCCGTCTCCAGGATCACCTTGAGGTGAGCGTCGCCGCACGCCTGTTTGACCGCGGTGATCTCGTCGAAGACGTGCGTGTAGTCGCCGGCCAGGAACCGGCCCCGGCTGATCACCATGTCGATCTCGTCGGCACCGGCGGCCACCGCGTCCCGGGTGTCGGCCAGCTTGACCTCCAGCGGCGCCTGACCGGACGGGAAGGCGGTCGCCACGCTGGCCAGGTGGACTCCCGAACCGGCCAGGGCGGCGGCCGCGACGGGTGCCATCGCCGGGTAGACGCAGATCGCCGCGACCGACGGGCAGGCCGGATCGGCGGGGTCGGGCCGGATCGCCTTCGCGCAGAGCGCGCGCACCTTGCCGGGGGTGTCGGCGCCTTCGAGCGTGGTCAGGTCGACCATCCGGATGGCGAGGTCGATCGCCGCCGCCTTGGAGCCCGCCTTGACCGAGCGGGTGGCGAGCGCCGCGGCCCGCGCCTCGACGCCCACCTTGTCGACCCCGGGCAGGCCGTGCAGGAACGAGCGGAGATCGGACGGTTCAGCGGGCGCTGTCACAGTCATGAAAGGGATTCTACGCAACCCTGTGACAGTTGATCTTGATTGAACGATAGGTTGTCAGCCGTGGACGTCCTTGTAGTAGATCACCCGCTGGCCCAGACGCGACTCACCGCGATGCGCCGCACCGACACCGACTCCGGTGTCTTCCGCTCCTCGCTGCACGAGCTGACCACCATGGTGGTCTACGAGGCCGCCCGGCTCTTCGCCGTCGAGAAATACCCCATCGAGACCCCGGTCGCGGCCACCGAGGGCACCCGGCTGGCCACCCCGCCGCTGATCGTCCCGGTGCTCCGGGCCGGTCTGGGTATGGCCGACGCCGCCCTCGGGCTGCTTCCCGAGTCGTCGATGGGCTTCGTCGGCCTGGCCCGCGACGAACAGACCCACGAGCCGCGCGCCTACATGGAGTCGCTCCCGGTCGACCTGGCGAACCAGCCGGTCCTGGTCCTCGACCCGATGCTCGCCACCGGCGGTTCGCTGCTGCACTGCTGCAACCTGCTCGCCGACCGCGGCTGCACCGACATCATCATCTGCTGCGTGCTGGCCGCCCCCGAGGGCATCGAGCGCCTGGCGAACTCCGGCCTGCCGCTGCGCCTGATCACGGCGTCGATCGACGAGGGCCTGAACGAGAAGGCCTACATCGTCCCCGGCCTCGGCGACGCCGGTGACCGCCAGTTCGGCGGCATGCGCCGCTTCTGAAAACCGGGTCAACCGCGTTTCTGATACGCCACTGAGGCACCACAACCGCACCACCCCGCCCTGCCGCGTCCCCGCTAGGTCCGGCGACGGCCGGGGCCGCCCAGCGCCCGCCGGGCCGAATGCGGTTCCCCCGGTGTGGTGACTTATGGTGCGCTCCGCGCCCCAAGTCACCACACGAACTGCGGTGGGCACTTGTGTGGTGACGTGTGGTGCGTTCCGCGCCCTAACTCGGCACGCAGCGCGCGTGGGCGGGTGCCAGGGCGCGGCTGGCTTTTGTGTGGTGGGTTGCGGTGCGGAACGCACCGCAACCCACCACACGGAACCACCGCATTCGGCCCGGAAGTCGCTGGGTGGCCTCGGCCGTCGCCGGACCTCGCGGGGACGCGACAGGGCGGGCCGGTGCGGTGGTGGGGCCGAGCGGCGTATCCGGCCAGGGTTTAGAGGGTGTTGAAGTTCCAGCTCGTCGCGCGGCCGTCGGTGAACGGCATGACGCCGTGGAACGCCTCGGGCTTCTCGGCGAAGACGAGTGGCAGGAAATGGCGGTCGGACTCCCACATCGGGAGTTTTCCGGCCAGTATGTCGGCGATCTCGACCCAGTGCAGGCTGCCCTCGTCGTTGCCGTCCAGCGGCGTGCCGGTCCAGGCGGTGATCCGGAACAGGAAGCCGAACCAGTTGGCGCCGTCGCGACCGAACCCGGGCCAGGAGACCGTGCCGGCCAGTTCGAGCGCGGTGCAGTCGATGCCGGCTTCCTCGTGGATCTCCCGGCGCATCCCGGCGACGACGTCCTCGCCGGGCTCCAGCTTGCCGCCCAGGCCGTTGTAGTAGCCGTAGTGGATGTCGTCGGCCCGGGTGTCCCGCCGGATCATCAGAACACGCTGACGATCCGGCGAGAAAATGTAACCGAGGGTAGCGAGGATGGCGTGCATTCCGGGAACCTTAACGGTCCAGGAGTGTGAACAGCGCCTCCCAGCGGTCCATGATGCTGTCCGGGGTGTAGCGCTGCACCGTCTCGCGTCCGGCGGCACCGAGCCGGACCCGCAGATCGTGGTCCTCGATCAGCCGGCTGAGGGCGTCCGCGAAACCGGGCACGTTACCCGAAGTGATCACCAGGCCGCCGCTGACGTCGTCGTCGATCAGTTCCCGGATGCCGGGGGCGCAGTCGAACGACACGACCGGCAGCCCGTAGGCCAGAGCTTCCATCAGTGCGATCGGGAAGCCCTCCTGACGGGACGGCAGCACGTAGATCGACGACGACGCGAGGACGCTGTCGATGACGTTGGTCTTGCCCCGGAACAGGGTGGTGTCGTCGAGGTTCAGTTCCCGGGCGAGTGTCCGCAGCGCCTGCTCGTTCGGGCCGGCGCCGTAGATCTCCAGTTGCCAGTCCGGGTGCCGCGGCCCGACCTGTGCCCACGCCTCGAGCAGCATGTCGAGGCCCTTCTCGTGCGAGAGCCGGCCGAGTGTCACGACCCGCTTCTCGTTGAGAGTGGGCAGCGTCTTCGGGGTGACCATCAGCGGGTTCGGCATGGCACCGACGTTGGACATGCCG from Actinoplanes derwentensis includes these protein-coding regions:
- a CDS encoding roadblock/LC7 domain-containing protein, which codes for MTSTQDLGWLLANFADRVPGVAHAIAVSADGLLLASSRDLPRDRADQLAAIASGLVSLTQGAARCFEGGAVLQTVVEMDNGFLFLMSISDGSSFAVLAARSCDVGQVGYEMALLVDRVGEALTPAPRSAAGVLG
- a CDS encoding DUF742 domain-containing protein, translated to MPERDEPTGALVRPYAMTRGRTRPKLEIALEALVETTVRGRSGMGRGQGGSEHQYIAAMCDNGRVQSLAEIAARMQLPLGVARVIVADMASDGLVAVYEPTSLEDETDAVGTDLLERVLSGLRRL
- a CDS encoding GTP-binding protein, with the translated sequence MSHRPAAGRVTSAKIVIAGGFGVGKTTLVGSVSEITPLTTEAIMTSAGVGVDDNRQVPGKTTTTVAMDFGRISIDRDLILYLFGTPGQTRFWFMWDELVRGAIGAVVMVDTRRLADCFAAIDFFEHRRLPYLVAINCFDGMQYHNAQDVRDALAISSDVPVVSCDARNRESTKNVLISLVEYVLTMRRTRATAPA
- a CDS encoding transposase, with amino-acid sequence MALVRVYCGLASADDSVRSASAAPLTVAVVDDAGRLLGVHEISDEPTGYAQLGTLLVERTTGFSDAAVAADSDDHVVTSLLTAAGRPLVVVDDDAADDYAERFSDDDSPEEISAPAAARRAVGLARALQAGAIAAVTLPAPRELVSYKPVLAAHVAMLVGRNAASVALREVLRELYPAALRAFPDPSHPTALAVLDAMPEPGRLAGPAPAAREIAADLVRAGSGSESELTSAITALQVAVSESPRRGGVNKSLSPAAAEAVRKAISAVRACDAACSALIGTLAARATPPGIGGPNVGRRSARRVSEPPALQPVPSSGTGDVARFGRRNRPEPVSTGSGPAMPQAMTTMPSAPDPLMAPPVAPAAANGLPGRATGPLNRPVSVPPPPPGMTPITPGTRPAPATRNPSTPTSVPPPGVSSPADAGEPFRPTLTNAELNRARSERRTVIPPRPPTSARPPAAATNGATDFSLPLQTPRTPLESPRTPLESPEPGSRANWPLLNGDKDEAARPDLPSRPSAPSLPTRGATAPPLPSRSSTPSLPTRSSAPSLPTRSGLKSGSDLPSRQSPAASVSPAPDSRIKPPWQDMPQEPSPLERRLADQPRSNGGRARLPGLDQLGGSPPARRDDERSTRITALDRSSAPPVSADGNDGDLLIFAAARSAWFTGTTEDTDVNWSNPNDSAWRAAQKAATPAVAAETNAGLPKRVPQANLVPGSSRTEERPVRIVRDAASIAAHTTGYFRGWRRGQEIGGFAMGGRPGREAAGGWDFSRDGQPADEFRSNNAGNR
- a CDS encoding DNA primase; translated protein: MTSQSDEPEASAPVAEKSSPEGSSGRELWEQARVEPVEIALPGGVGLTLRAYRKASELTPTEVVVDEDDPFEARRKRAEEEEVIVDEEYEALIADGEPVDGKEGSTEEPDSADFEDEPAAQADDEEVPMFLSHKGRLIAFKSSEALVSFLRSGAPHDLAQLDTWADLVERVQSSDIDPLPEDRYELDLVVENLRGGHDTWDLPLLINAGEVARDLGFGLRIKPVILALSPGSPLDDLDDSLRTAEKGGMGGFFGRRRLKKIGAQQASLGWRSVIGKISAAVDWRD
- a CDS encoding aldehyde dehydrogenase family protein produces the protein MPKSTKPPVTEPVRLSVRKTYKLYIGGKFPRSESGRTFVVDGDNVALASRKDARDAVVAARAAQPKWAGATAYNRGQVLYRIAEMIESRRTEFAALGVPGAEVSAAIDRWVWYAGWSDKIAQVAGGANPVAGPFFNVSAPEPTGVVAVVAPASLLGLVSVIAPAIVTGNTVVVLAGGPKIAVTLAEVLATSDVPGGVVNLLTGRHAETAPWLASHADVNAIDLTGVEHPELAAELERAAAGTLKRVIRPSGATDFTADPGLRPMTALLETKTVWHPKGY
- a CDS encoding aldehyde dehydrogenase family protein, whose product is MFEYAPAPESRSVVEIASSYGLFIDGSFDDGKDGNVFKTVNPATEEVLAEVSAAGPEDVDRAVAAARRAFGNWSALPGSERAKYLFRIARIIQERSRELAVLESLDNGKPIKESRDVDLPLVAAHFFYYAGWADKLGYAGFGPDPRPLGVAAQVIPWNFPLLMLAWKIAPALATGNTVVLKPAETTPLSALFFADVCRQAELPAGVVNIVTGAGDTGAHLVQHPDVNKVAFTGSTEVGREIARSVAGTGKRLTLELGGKAANIVFDDAPIDQAVEGIVNGIFFNQGHVCCAGSRLLVQESAFDEVMASLKRRMATLRVGDPLDKNTDIGAINSAAQLARITELSEIGSQEGAERWSPECSLPDRGFWFAPTIFTGVTQAHRIAREEIFGPVLSVLTFRTPDEAVAKANNTPYGLSAGIWTEKGSRILAVADQLRAGVVWANTFNKFDPASPFGGYKESGYGREGGRHGLEAYLA
- the deoC gene encoding deoxyribose-phosphate aldolase — its product is MTVTAPAEPSDLRSFLHGLPGVDKVGVEARAAALATRSVKAGSKAAAIDLAIRMVDLTTLEGADTPGKVRALCAKAIRPDPADPACPSVAAICVYPAMAPVAAAALAGSGVHLASVATAFPSGQAPLEVKLADTRDAVAAGADEIDMVISRGRFLAGDYTHVFDEITAVKQACGDAHLKVILETGELGTYDNIRRASWLAMLAGADFIKTSTGKVSVNATLPITLVMLEAVRDFRDRHGRIIGVKPAGGIKTTKDAIKYLVLINETVGDEWLHPDRFRFGASSLLNDLLMQRTKLTTGHYAGPDYFTLD
- the upp gene encoding uracil phosphoribosyltransferase, with protein sequence MDVLVVDHPLAQTRLTAMRRTDTDSGVFRSSLHELTTMVVYEAARLFAVEKYPIETPVAATEGTRLATPPLIVPVLRAGLGMADAALGLLPESSMGFVGLARDEQTHEPRAYMESLPVDLANQPVLVLDPMLATGGSLLHCCNLLADRGCTDIIICCVLAAPEGIERLANSGLPLRLITASIDEGLNEKAYIVPGLGDAGDRQFGGMRRF
- a CDS encoding NUDIX hydrolase; translation: MHAILATLGYIFSPDRQRVLMIRRDTRADDIHYGYYNGLGGKLEPGEDVVAGMRREIHEEAGIDCTALELAGTVSWPGFGRDGANWFGFLFRITAWTGTPLDGNDEGSLHWVEIADILAGKLPMWESDRHFLPLVFAEKPEAFHGVMPFTDGRATSWNFNTL
- a CDS encoding glycosyltransferase → MAEHRDIFIVCNTVNELGGLNQWAHDVARLFTARGHRVRLIGVEPAVNERDFGAEPPYQTMILHADRLPRREKATGIAALNPGRGLQERKRQQIFEGGVRRLNEILRTGGTGAVVIAAQVWAGEWVAAADTTGMQVIGMSHESYEACRASSRFARVKKFYTGMDMHLSLTDADADAWARAGMSNVGAMPNPLMVTPKTLPTLNEKRVVTLGRLSHEKGLDMLLEAWAQVGPRHPDWQLEIYGAGPNEQALRTLARELNLDDTTLFRGKTNVIDSVLASSSIYVLPSRQEGFPIALMEALAYGLPVVSFDCAPGIRELIDDDVSGGLVITSGNVPGFADALSRLIEDHDLRVRLGAAGRETVQRYTPDSIMDRWEALFTLLDR